A window of Synechococcus sp. MEDNS5 contains these coding sequences:
- the clpP gene encoding ATP-dependent Clp endopeptidase proteolytic subunit ClpP, with translation MIPIVIEESGRGERAFDIYSRLLRERIIFLGEAVTSESANRIVAQLLFLEAEDPEKDIFLYINSPGGSVYDGLGIFDTMQHIKPDVQTVCVGLAASMGAFLLCAGAQGKRSSLRHSRIMIHQPLGGARGQASDIRIQADEILFLKNRLNQELAERTSQPLTKIQEDTDRDFFMSPQEAVEYGLIDSVIDKRPVHSV, from the coding sequence ATGATCCCCATCGTGATCGAGGAATCCGGGCGCGGGGAAAGAGCGTTTGACATCTATTCCCGTTTGTTGCGGGAGCGCATCATTTTCCTTGGAGAAGCTGTCACGAGTGAGTCCGCCAACCGCATTGTTGCTCAGCTGCTGTTTTTGGAAGCTGAAGATCCGGAAAAAGATATTTTCTTGTACATCAACTCACCTGGTGGATCTGTTTACGACGGATTGGGTATTTTCGACACAATGCAGCACATCAAGCCTGATGTGCAGACTGTCTGTGTCGGCCTTGCCGCGAGCATGGGAGCATTTCTGCTTTGTGCGGGTGCCCAGGGGAAAAGGAGCAGCCTCCGTCATTCTCGGATCATGATTCACCAACCACTGGGAGGTGCTCGCGGGCAAGCAAGCGATATCAGAATTCAAGCCGACGAGATCTTGTTTCTGAAAAATCGCCTCAACCAAGAACTCGCTGAACGTACCTCTCAGCCTTTGACCAAGATTCAGGAAGATACAGATCGAGATTTCTTCATGTCACCGCAAGAAGCCGTGGAGTATGGCCTGATTGACAGTGTGATTGACAAACGTCCCGTTCACTCTGTTTAA
- the clpS gene encoding ATP-dependent Clp protease adapter ClpS, translating into MTSSSPGVSTVLERDRQALRYPQARVIVLNDDVNTFEHVVESLCRIIPGMNSDRAWALAHRIDGEGAAEVWCGPLEQAELYHQQLGADGLTMAPIERC; encoded by the coding sequence ATGACTTCGTCATCACCGGGCGTTTCCACCGTTCTTGAAAGAGATCGGCAAGCGCTGCGCTACCCCCAGGCTCGCGTGATCGTCCTTAACGACGACGTGAACACCTTTGAGCACGTTGTGGAGAGTCTCTGCAGGATCATTCCCGGCATGAACAGCGACAGAGCCTGGGCTCTGGCACATCGAATCGACGGTGAAGGTGCCGCAGAGGTCTGGTGTGGTCCTCTTGAGCAAGCAGAGCTTTACCACCAGCAACTCGGTGCTGATGGTCTCACGATGGCGCCAATCGAACGCTGTTAA
- the petN gene encoding cytochrome b6-f complex subunit PetN codes for MLFTLAWASLAAVFSFSIAMVVWGRNGDGTLNF; via the coding sequence ATGCTGTTCACCCTGGCCTGGGCTTCTCTTGCAGCTGTTTTCAGCTTTTCGATCGCCATGGTGGTGTGGGGCCGTAACGGTGACGGCACGCTGAACTTCTGA
- the psb29 gene encoding photosystem II biogenesis protein Psp29 — translation MTGLRTIADSKRAFHAAFPYVIPSLYRRTADELLVELHLLSHQTQFKTNALFAVGLRQVFTAFTKGYRPADHLSELFDALCSCNGFNAQQLNSVAEGSEKAVAGHSMEEVQAWLQTKGAGAPEPLASGLADIAGEQFHYSRLMAVGLFSLLSSAQGVESQDPEDLCKTTHSIGEQIGLSRPRLEKDLGLYRSNLEKMAQAVELMEETLASERRKRERQASESKQSQD, via the coding sequence TTGACAGGGCTTCGGACGATCGCAGACAGCAAGAGAGCGTTTCACGCAGCGTTTCCCTACGTGATTCCATCTCTCTATCGACGCACTGCCGATGAGTTGCTTGTGGAACTGCATCTGCTCAGCCACCAGACGCAATTCAAAACGAATGCCCTCTTTGCAGTCGGACTCCGGCAGGTCTTCACTGCCTTCACCAAGGGATATCGACCTGCTGATCACCTCTCCGAGCTGTTTGATGCCCTTTGCAGCTGCAACGGTTTCAACGCCCAACAGCTGAATTCCGTTGCGGAGGGATCAGAAAAAGCTGTAGCCGGCCACAGTATGGAAGAGGTTCAGGCTTGGCTGCAGACAAAAGGAGCTGGAGCGCCTGAACCCCTCGCCTCCGGTCTCGCAGACATTGCCGGCGAACAGTTCCACTACTCAAGACTGATGGCCGTTGGCCTGTTCTCCCTTCTGTCCTCAGCGCAAGGCGTTGAATCACAGGATCCTGAAGACCTCTGCAAGACAACCCACAGCATCGGTGAGCAGATTGGCCTGTCCAGGCCACGCCTTGAGAAGGATCTCGGCTTGTACAGATCCAACCTTGAGAAGATGGCCCAGGCGGTCGAACTGATGGAGGAGACGCTTGCTTCAGAACGTCGGAAGCGAGAGCGCCAGGCCTCGGAAAGCAAGCAGTCTCAAGATTGA